The window TAGGCGACCGAGTCGTCGTCGAGCCTAAGAATGAGTCGGAAGAAAAAATCGGATCCATCATCGTCCCAGACACGGCCAAAGAAAAACCACAAGAAGGCAAAGTCATCGCTGCGGGACAAGGCCGTTACGAAGACGGTAAACTCGTTCCTTTAGAAGTAAAGGTTGGGGATACAGTTCTATACGGAAAGTATTCTGGAACAGAAATCAAACAAGGCGGAAAAGATTTACTCATTATCCGTGAAAGCGACATCCTCGGTGTCGTAACAAACTAATCATAAAAGGGAATCATTAACCATGGCTAAAACAATCGAATTTGATGAAACAGCACGTAGAAAACTTCTTAGCGGAGTGAACAAACTCGCTAACGCAGTGAAGGTGACACTTGGACCAAAAGGTCGTAACGTAGTCATCGACAAAAAATTTGGATCTCCTACCATCACAAAAGACGGTGTTACAGTTGCGAAAGAAATCGAACTAGAAGATGCAATTGAAAACATGGGCGCTCAAATGGTGAAAGAAGTTTCTACCAAAACGAACGACATCGCCGGAGACGGAACAACCACTGCAACCATCCTTGCACAAGCCATCATCAACGAAGGTTTGAAAAACGTAACTGCGGGTGCAAACCCAATGGCACTCAAACACGGAATTGACAAAG of the Leptospira biflexa serovar Patoc strain 'Patoc 1 (Paris)' genome contains:
- a CDS encoding co-chaperone GroES; this translates as MASIKPLGDRVVVEPKNESEEKIGSIIVPDTAKEKPQEGKVIAAGQGRYEDGKLVPLEVKVGDTVLYGKYSGTEIKQGGKDLLIIRESDILGVVTN